Proteins encoded within one genomic window of Eurosta solidaginis isolate ZX-2024a chromosome 1, ASM4086904v1, whole genome shotgun sequence:
- the LOC137236825 gene encoding retinol-binding protein pinta isoform X3, which produces MAYRKMCDYYFSQMILIQPTPKQRVSIREELREPENQSDIERDIKFIREWLDTQPHLPKDMDDGRLATFLRGCKFSLEKVKKKLDMYYTMRNAVPEFFANRDINRPELSIVLDYLHCPTLPGLTPNGRRITFIRGIDVDFQPHHINDAAKVALMIGDIRLLEERVGIAGDIFIVDATPASAHHFAKFTPTVIKKFLIAVQEAYPVKVKEEKIRNRITFHSNIESLYRVVPRDLLPNEYGGKAGSVVELNQQWKKKLEEYTLWFKEQEDKKANEALRPGSPRTSDDLFGMEGTFRQLSID; this is translated from the exons ATGATCCTCATTCAGCCCACACCAAAACAACGCGTATCCATTCGTGAAGAGCTCCGCGAACCCGAGAACCAATCTGATATCGAACGCGACATCAAATTTATACGCGAATGGTTAGACACACAACCGCATCTACCCAAGGATATGGATGATGGCCGATTAGCCACATTCTTGCGTGGCTGCAAATTCAGTTTAGAAAAGGTGAAAAAGAAGTTGGACATGTATTATACAATGCGCAATGCCGTACCAGAATTTTTTGCCAATCGTGATATTAATCGACCGGAATTATCCATAGTGTTAGATTATTT GCACTGTCCTACATTACCCGGTCTCACACCCAATGGTCGACGCATCACGTTCATACGTGGTATTGATGTTGATTTTCAACCACACCATATTAACGACGCAGCTAAGGTGGCACTCATGATCGGAGATATCCGTTTGCTGGAAGAAAGAGTTGGCATTGCAGGCGATATTTTCATAGTTGATGCCACACCCGCTTCGGCCCATCATTTTGCCAAATTTACACCAACTGTGATTAAAAAATTCCTAATTGCTGTACAGGAGGCATATCCGGTGAAAGTAAAGGAG GAAAAGATCCGTAATCGTATTACCTTTCACAGCAATATTGAAAGTTTGTACAGGGTGGTGCCACGTGATTTACTGCCCAACGAATATGGCGGAAAAGCTGGTTCGGTGGTTGAACTAAACCAGcaatggaagaaaaaattggaggAGTATACACTATGGTTCAAAGAGCAAGAAGATAAGAAGGCCAACGAGGCATTGCGTCCAGGCTCACCAAGAACTAGTGATGATCTTTTCGGTATGGAAGGAACCTTCCGACAACTTAGCATCGATTGA
- the LOC137236825 gene encoding alpha-tocopherol transfer protein-like isoform X2: MILIQPTPKQRVSIREELREPENQSDIERDIKFIREWLDTQPHLPKDMDDGRLATFLRGCKFSLEKVKKKLDMYYTMRNAVPEFFANRDINRPELSIVLDYLHCPTLPGLTPNGRRITFIRGIDVDFQPHHINDAAKVALMIGDIRLLEERVGIAGDIFIVDATPASAHHFAKFTPTVIKKFLIAVQEAYPVKVKEVHIFNISPLVDTIFNFVRPFIKEKIRNRITFHSNIESLYRVVPRDLLPNEYGGKAGSVVELNQQWKKKLEEYTLWFKEQEDKKANEALRPGSPRTSDDLFGMEGTFRQLSID, from the exons ATGATCCTCATTCAGCCCACACCAAAACAACGCGTATCCATTCGTGAAGAGCTCCGCGAACCCGAGAACCAATCTGATATCGAACGCGACATCAAATTTATACGCGAATGGTTAGACACACAACCGCATCTACCCAAGGATATGGATGATGGCCGATTAGCCACATTCTTGCGTGGCTGCAAATTCAGTTTAGAAAAGGTGAAAAAGAAGTTGGACATGTATTATACAATGCGCAATGCCGTACCAGAATTTTTTGCCAATCGTGATATTAATCGACCGGAATTATCCATAGTGTTAGATTATTT GCACTGTCCTACATTACCCGGTCTCACACCCAATGGTCGACGCATCACGTTCATACGTGGTATTGATGTTGATTTTCAACCACACCATATTAACGACGCAGCTAAGGTGGCACTCATGATCGGAGATATCCGTTTGCTGGAAGAAAGAGTTGGCATTGCAGGCGATATTTTCATAGTTGATGCCACACCCGCTTCGGCCCATCATTTTGCCAAATTTACACCAACTGTGATTAAAAAATTCCTAATTGCTGTACAGGAGGCATATCCGGTGAAAGTAAAGGAGGTGCATATCTTTAACATCTCACCTTTAGTAGACACCATCTTTAATTTTGTACGTCCGTTTATCAAGGAAAAGATCCGTAATCGTATTACCTTTCACAGCAATATTGAAAGTTTGTACAGGGTGGTGCCACGTGATTTACTGCCCAACGAATATGGCGGAAAAGCTGGTTCGGTGGTTGAACTAAACCAGcaatggaagaaaaaattggaggAGTATACACTATGGTTCAAAGAGCAAGAAGATAAGAAGGCCAACGAGGCATTGCGTCCAGGCTCACCAAGAACTAGTGATGATCTTTTCGGTATGGAAGGAACCTTCCGACAACTTAGCATCGATTGA
- the LOC137236825 gene encoding alpha-tocopherol transfer protein-like isoform X1 has product MAYRKMCDYYFSQMILIQPTPKQRVSIREELREPENQSDIERDIKFIREWLDTQPHLPKDMDDGRLATFLRGCKFSLEKVKKKLDMYYTMRNAVPEFFANRDINRPELSIVLDYLHCPTLPGLTPNGRRITFIRGIDVDFQPHHINDAAKVALMIGDIRLLEERVGIAGDIFIVDATPASAHHFAKFTPTVIKKFLIAVQEAYPVKVKEVHIFNISPLVDTIFNFVRPFIKEKIRNRITFHSNIESLYRVVPRDLLPNEYGGKAGSVVELNQQWKKKLEEYTLWFKEQEDKKANEALRPGSPRTSDDLFGMEGTFRQLSID; this is encoded by the exons ATGATCCTCATTCAGCCCACACCAAAACAACGCGTATCCATTCGTGAAGAGCTCCGCGAACCCGAGAACCAATCTGATATCGAACGCGACATCAAATTTATACGCGAATGGTTAGACACACAACCGCATCTACCCAAGGATATGGATGATGGCCGATTAGCCACATTCTTGCGTGGCTGCAAATTCAGTTTAGAAAAGGTGAAAAAGAAGTTGGACATGTATTATACAATGCGCAATGCCGTACCAGAATTTTTTGCCAATCGTGATATTAATCGACCGGAATTATCCATAGTGTTAGATTATTT GCACTGTCCTACATTACCCGGTCTCACACCCAATGGTCGACGCATCACGTTCATACGTGGTATTGATGTTGATTTTCAACCACACCATATTAACGACGCAGCTAAGGTGGCACTCATGATCGGAGATATCCGTTTGCTGGAAGAAAGAGTTGGCATTGCAGGCGATATTTTCATAGTTGATGCCACACCCGCTTCGGCCCATCATTTTGCCAAATTTACACCAACTGTGATTAAAAAATTCCTAATTGCTGTACAGGAGGCATATCCGGTGAAAGTAAAGGAGGTGCATATCTTTAACATCTCACCTTTAGTAGACACCATCTTTAATTTTGTACGTCCGTTTATCAAGGAAAAGATCCGTAATCGTATTACCTTTCACAGCAATATTGAAAGTTTGTACAGGGTGGTGCCACGTGATTTACTGCCCAACGAATATGGCGGAAAAGCTGGTTCGGTGGTTGAACTAAACCAGcaatggaagaaaaaattggaggAGTATACACTATGGTTCAAAGAGCAAGAAGATAAGAAGGCCAACGAGGCATTGCGTCCAGGCTCACCAAGAACTAGTGATGATCTTTTCGGTATGGAAGGAACCTTCCGACAACTTAGCATCGATTGA